The Sediminispirochaeta smaragdinae DSM 11293 genome has a segment encoding these proteins:
- a CDS encoding MurR/RpiR family transcriptional regulator — protein sequence MGTDWLERLQAGESELSRTERDLVSYINNHPEFAVSLTQLKLAEAAGVSKPVVISCFRKLGFVDYRSFQNSIEQFFSTQIDALRASERMQDRVHSVEELIHEAAAVDIRSLQRLERSISAQTLNDLASRCFSARTLYLFGEGTGYYPAHYLAQRLRRYGRQALMVTQDPSHRPDLLHPMGSDDVLFLFHYSDNDAWLWPLLDLARKRSVWTLLVSATIHPDYVAGASCFLHVPRGEFQFKNSIAVPMHFANLVLLACELIYRNEVKEQLTALESTRGAWNRASGKNIRKQGGKDA from the coding sequence ATGGGTACCGATTGGTTGGAACGACTGCAGGCCGGGGAAAGCGAGCTTTCCCGAACAGAACGGGATCTTGTTTCGTACATCAATAATCATCCCGAATTTGCTGTCTCACTTACCCAGTTGAAGCTTGCCGAGGCTGCCGGAGTAAGCAAGCCGGTAGTTATCAGCTGTTTTCGTAAGCTCGGCTTCGTTGATTATCGAAGCTTTCAGAATTCGATCGAACAATTCTTTTCTACGCAGATAGACGCCCTTCGTGCCTCTGAGCGTATGCAGGATCGGGTTCATTCCGTGGAAGAGCTTATCCATGAGGCCGCAGCGGTGGACATCCGCTCCCTTCAGCGGCTTGAGCGTTCGATCTCAGCGCAAACCCTCAACGACCTTGCCTCCCGTTGTTTTTCCGCCAGGACCCTCTATCTTTTCGGCGAGGGTACGGGCTACTATCCGGCTCACTACCTTGCTCAGCGCCTTCGGCGCTACGGGCGACAGGCCCTCATGGTGACCCAGGATCCGAGCCACCGCCCTGATCTCCTTCATCCGATGGGAAGTGACGACGTCCTTTTCCTTTTTCACTATAGCGACAACGATGCATGGCTGTGGCCGCTCCTCGATCTGGCACGTAAGCGATCGGTCTGGACCCTTCTGGTTTCGGCGACGATTCATCCCGACTATGTGGCCGGTGCTTCCTGCTTTCTTCACGTGCCCCGGGGTGAGTTCCAGTTCAAAAACAGCATTGCGGTACCCATGCATTTTGCCAACTTAGTCTTACTTGCCTGTGAACTGATCTATCGGAACGAGGTAAAGGAGCAACTTACGGCATTGGAAT